From Penicillium psychrofluorescens genome assembly, chromosome: 1, one genomic window encodes:
- a CDS encoding uncharacterized protein (ID:PFLUO_001383-T1.cds;~source:funannotate), translated as MSAGGAHLKDEGTRRQVVLAGGAAGLISRFCVAPLDVVKIRLQLQVHSLSDPPSHGSAAGPVYKGTWSTMRAIVRQEGITGLWKGNIPAEMMYVCYGAIQFTAYRSTTEALAQLDPHRLPPSAESFISGAVGGGMATGATYPLDLLRTRFAAQGTERIYRSLGGSILEIARHEGVPGFFRGCSAAITQIVPYMGLFFATYESLRPITTQWEQLPFGTSDAAAGVVASVLAKTGVFPLDLVRKRLQVQGPTRTRYVHRNIPEYRGVLDTIGTILRTQGPRGLYRGLTVSLFKAAPASAVTMWTYEHVLRLVQEMELAAEA; from the exons ATGTCGGCCGGAGGCGCGCATCTCAAGGATGAAGGCACCAGGCGCCAGGTCGTGCTGgccggcggcgccgctggcCTGATCTCCCGCTTCTGCGTGGCGCCGCTGGACGTCGTCAAGATCCGCCTGCAGCTGCAGGTTCACTCACTATCGGACCCACCGTCGCACGGCTCGGCGGCAGGGCCTGTGTATAAGGGGACCTGGTCGACGATGCGGGCTATTGTGCGGCAAGAAGGGATAACA GGCCTCTGGAAAGGCAACATACCCGCCGAAATGATGTATGTCTGCTACGGCGCGATCCAATTCACCGCATACCGCAGCACAACCGAAGCGCTAGCCCAGCTGGATCCGCACCGGCTCCCGCCGTCCGCGGAATCTTTCATCTCCGGCGCCGTGGGCGGCGGGATGGCCACCGGAGCCACGTACCCGCTCGATCTACTACGCACCAGATTCGCAGCCCAGGGAACAGAACGGATATACCGGTCTCTGGGAGGCTCGATTCTCGAGATTGCGCGCCACGAAGGCGTCCCTGGATTCTTCCGTGgctgctcagcagccatcACGCAGATCGTGCCGTACATGGGTCTATTTTTCGCGACGTATGAGTCGCTAAGACCGATAACCACGCAATGGGAACAGCTGCCCTTTGGGACGAGCGATGCGGCAGCGGGTGTTGTGGCTAGCGTGCTGGCTAAAACGGGCGTGTTTCCGTTGGATCTGGTGCGGAAGCGATTGCAGGTGCAGGGTCCGACGCGGACGCGCTATGTTCATCGCAATATCCCCGAGTACCGCGGCGTGTTGGACACTATTGGTACGATTCTGCGCACGCAGGGGCCGCGCGGTCTGTACCGTGGCTTGACGGTTAGTCTGTTCAaggcggcgccggcgagtGCAGTGACCATGTGGACGTATGAGCATGTGTTGAGATTGGTTCAGGAAATGGAGCTGGCTGCGGAAGCATAG
- a CDS encoding uncharacterized protein (ID:PFLUO_001384-T1.cds;~source:funannotate) translates to MYCRRATALLRLTRGVSQAPRCGFAAAAARYTGDQSDSFRPGGEVSSLWLSQPGTANASVIKCEKNLINDAKLRVESDRLFVYNGTSKQNMYTYFYLRDLCKCPQCVDPHSKQRSFRSSDIPSNVAPRRVEWDNKKLVIQWQNDIPGYGKSHTSSFDPDYLERPVTLALHDPKNLRQVRPWHNSRMQRWQHWVSFEDYMNDEVKFTAAMRNLQTLGLIFVKDIPESREMVGKIATRMGPLRNTFYGSTWDVRTVPQAKNVAYTNQHLGFHMDLMYMNEPPGFQLLHCLENSCEGGESLFSDTFNVVNWLRMHSTKSDYDLLTQMELAYEYQHEDQIYHHKRPVIQMDATGEFVQYVNYSPPFQSALPLAKTSKDDQDRLMKILRIFAKQLQKPTNIFQLKLNPGECAIFNNRRIAHARNHFNTTDGSRWLAGAYVDEDAILSRYAVCQKKYPNVWRDATPATADSAPNDATED, encoded by the coding sequence ATGTATTGCCGACGGGCCACAGCGCTCCTTCGCCTTACTCGGGGTGTCTCGCAGGCTCCCCGTTGCGgcttcgccgccgccgccgcaagaTATACCGGGGACCAGAGTGATTCCTTTCGCCCGGGCGGGGAGGTTTCCTCCCTGTGGCTCTCCCAGCCTGGAACGGCAAATGCAAGTGTTATTAAATGCGAAAAGAATCTCATCAATGATGCCAAATTACGGGTCGAATCGGATCGACTGTTCGTGTACAATGGCACATCTAAGCAGAACATGTATACCTACTTCTATCTGAGAGATTTGTGCAAATGTCCACAATGTGTCGACCCGCACTCAAAGCAACGTTCTTTCCGATCAAGTGATATTCCGTCCAATGTTGCTCCACGCCGGGTGGAGTGGGATAATAAGAAGCTAGTCATCCAATGGCAAAACGATATCCCGGGATACGGAAAATCGCACACTTCGAGCTTCGATCCAGACTACCTGGAACGGCCGGTCACATTAGCGCTACATGACCCGAAGAATCTTCGGCAAGTCCGTCCTTGGCATAACTCTCGGATGCAGCGATGGCAGCATTGGGTCTCGTTCGAAGACTACATGAACGATGAGGTCAAATTCACGGCGGCCATGCGCAATCTTCAGACCCTGGGCTTGATTTTTGTTAAGGATATCCCCGAGTCTCGAGAGATGGTGGGGAAGATTGCCACGCGCATGGGTCCCCTCCGGAATACTTTCTACGGGTCAACATGGGATGTTCGCACGGTGCCGCAGGCCAAGAATGTCGCATACACTAACCAGCACCTTGGCTTCCATATGGACCTGATGTATATGAACGAGCCGCCGGGCTTCCAGCTACTGCATTGCCTGGAGAACTCATGCGAGGGGGGCGAGTCCCTTTTCTCCGATACTTTCAACGTTGTAAATTGGTTGCGGATGCATAGCACCAAGTCAGACTACGACCTGTTAACACAAATGGAGCTGGCGTATGAGTACCAGCATGAAGACCAAATCTACCACCACAAGCGGCCCGTCATCCAGATGGATGCCACAGGGGAATTCGTGCAGTATGTCAACTATTCACCGCCGTTCCAGTCCGCCCTGCCTCTCGCAAAGACAAGCAAAGACGACCAAGATAGGCTCATGAAGATTCTCCGAATCTTTGCCAAACAGCTTCAGAAGCCGACGAACATTTTTCAATTGAAGCTCAACCCGGGCGAGTGCGCAATCTTCAACAATCGTCGCATTGCTCATGCTCGCAATCACTTCAATACCACCGATGGCTCCCGGTGGCTCGCTGGCGCATATGTCGATGAAGACGCTATTCTGTCTCGATACGCCGTGTGTCAGAAGAAGTATCCCAATGTCTGGCGAGACGCTACTCCGGCGACGGCGGATTCCGCTCCCAacgatgccaccgaggacTAG